A stretch of Aedes aegypti strain LVP_AGWG chromosome 2, AaegL5.0 Primary Assembly, whole genome shotgun sequence DNA encodes these proteins:
- the LOC5571663 gene encoding plasminogen receptor (KT): MGSFFSHPSGAEVLKKNQEYISEMNKIKMERWIQMHFQMKEREAAMEISRARELFYWLASFYCVSTVGFIGRFNRTKRPGTLAPIVPLTFIVAYYADLAYGTKVHRIIAEAEMIMQHEPELLEWPSGLPTVSEIDSARLENDDKIRLHPHQN; this comes from the exons atgggaAGCTTTTTTTCGCATCCAAGTGGGGCGGAAGTGCTCAAAAAGAATCAGGAGTACATTTCCGAGATGAACAAAATTAAG ATGGAACGATGGATACAGATGCACTTTCAAATGAAGGAACGGGAAGCTGCGATGGAAATATCCCGTGCAAGGGAGCTCTTCTATTGGCTTGCCTCATTCTACTGTGTGTCCACGGTTGGCTTCATCGGTCGGTTCAATCGCACTAAGCGGCCGGGAACGTTGGCACCGATAGTGCCATTGACATTCATTGTGGCTTATTACGCCGATCTGGCGTACGGAACCAAAGTTCATCGAATAATAG ccgaAGCAGAAATGATCATGCAACACGAACCGGAATTATTGGAGTGGCCCAGTGGGTTGCCAACGGTATCGGAAATCGATTCTGCTCGACTGGAGAACGACGACAAGATTCGTTTACATCCTCATCAGAATTAA